Genomic segment of Sebastes fasciatus isolate fSebFas1 chromosome 3, fSebFas1.pri, whole genome shotgun sequence:
CATATTACTGATAGTTgaccacaacaaaaaaacatttatcagCTGGGTGGCAACAAAATCTTGTCAAAAGGGTGTCCTTTGtatagtgatgtgttttttctaCTGAATGAACACATCTGGAAACCCTGGATCCtggatcatacttgtatctcTGTGTTCCTGACCctctgttcctgttcctgtcatctctctaagcacaaacacacacccaaacaACACATACCCTTCCACACACTTCACCTCCCTGACCTCCGACCCttcacaacatttatttttatttaaatgtatttattttaattctttgAATTGTTTAACTATGTGTCCTCCCTTTTTCTCTGAATTCGATTGAAATTATAGTTTAAGATGAAgtcttgttttttgtgtgaatatttgtgttaaaaaaaagagacagctgtaaaatgaaaatacagtagAAAAGAATGTGATGATTGTATAAGTTgctgaaactgcaataaaaacttagttaaaaaaaaaaaagggtgtcCTTTGtatagtgatgtgtttttactACTGAATGAACACTTCTGTAAACGCTCCTCTGTAAATCATGTGTTCTTCTTACTTGACTTCTTTCTTGGTGAACAGTCCAACTCTCTCCAGCTGCTCTAACTCAGGGATCCTCTCCTCGATCCGGTGCTGAACGACCTCCGCCATCCTGACGACGCAGCCGTTGTTGTGTTATTATGTATTAATGTCAACTTTATGTAGAAATACCATCAGACTGTCTCAGCAATGAGGCTGATTTTCTCCTCACACATGTGTGTGGAAGCAAAGCGGAAGTTGTGATTGGCCGCTTTTCCGGCTCCCTCTTTAAATAGGTCCGTCAGGAAACACCATCAAGTCTGGCAAAACAGATTCAAACCAGCTAATCTACTGATCACTGACACACTATCCTCACTGAtttaaatgacatgaaataacaaatatattagtcaaatactttaaaatgaataaaaaaattgttGATTGGGAAATTCTAATTGagattaattcaattcaattcaaactttattgcagactcaaggtccagataagaaaaaagaaaaaacaacaacaatacattacatataagACATTACAATACAGGGAGAactataaaaagtcatgattaaaagatattaaaaatattaatattaatataaatatatagatagatagatagatagatagatagatagatagagatagatagatagatagatagatagatagatagatagatagatagatagatagatagatagagatagatagatagatagatagatagatagatagatagatagatagatagatagactttattgatcccaaattaggaaattattgtgttacagcagcaggttatccaagcAATGCACAGGAATAGTACATAAAATGTACACGTCAACATTACagaaatatatccatagaatacaaaatataaagaatattggaatacactataaataaacctgactactacaactagcattaacacaaatctaaattaaaaacatagaataacccacTATATGCATTAGCATGTGTGCattaacatactatatacattagcaaacgTGTGCAagatactacagtatatacattagcaaagtgtgcaattcaattcaaactttattgcagactcaaggtccagataagaaaaaaaagaaaaaacaacaacaatacattataatacattacaatacaggaagtactatagatatatatacatacatcaatgcgttacatataaagaactataccagggcctccacagctgtgattggtaccGTGAAGTGCTAAATCTGATGTTAGACAACCGCAAGATGATGTCATTCTCAGAGTGATTATGCCGGCATATAAATTTGTACATGAGATTTCTTAATATAGTTTGAAAAGTATTTATGCCTgcatacacaaacatttcacttgcACTGGAACATCTTGTTCTTTTTAGTAATATTCTCATTGCATCATTATTAACAACTCTGTTAACCCCTCATACAATTTAGAAAATGAATTCTAAATTTTTCATTAAGCTGAATCACAGTTAAAGGAAAATTAAGATGTTCCTAAACAGACATACATCTTAAGAACCTGAGGACAAATTATTCCCCTTGACGTTATTAATTGCCGTCTTGTTATCAacaaaattaacatttaaatattatGTTTTCAATCACCATGCAGCCGACTATACTGTACTGATGTACGTACAGTTTACTCATTTATGCTGCTGTAATGTTCAGTTTCATTAAGAATATTtctgattgtataaaatacaaatgggatatataatgtaatataatataatataatataatatagtcaagtcaattttattcgTATAGCCCAAAATAAtcataaatcacaaatttgcctcagggggatTTACAATCTGTagaggatacgacaccctctgtcttttacagtacaaccctctcatcggataaggaaaaaaaactcccaaaaaaaacttttaaaagggaaaaaagaaaaaaattataacaattatattatattatattgtattatattatattatattatatgatattatattataatttattgttatataaataatttcattatatgatattatattataatttattgttatataaatattttcattatattacattatattatattatattgtattatattatattatattatattatattatattatattatattatattatattatattatattatatttttatataaataatttcattatattatattatatttatatattgcattcgctttaccgcaccgttgtgacgaaaagagagctgagccggaaggcaaagctctcgatctaccgttcaatcttcgttcctactctcacctatggtcatgagggttgggtcatgaccgaaagaacgaggtcgcgggtgcaagcggccgaaatgggtttcctcaggagggtggctggcgtctcccttagagatagggtaagaagctcagtcatccgtgagggactcggagtagagtccttgctcctttgcgtcgaaaggagccagttgaggtggttcgggcatctagcacggatgcctcctgggcgcctcccttgggaggtgttccaggcacgaccagctgggaggagaccacggggaagacccaggactagatggagagattatatctctactctggcctgggaacgcctcgggatcccccagtcagagctggttaatgtggcccgggaaagggaagtttggggtcccctgctggagctgttgcccccgcgacccgatcccggataagcggttgaagatggatggatggatggatatattatattatattgtattattttatattatattatattatattataataaaattatcTGGCTTATATGCCATATAATAATACCAACCCGAGACTCAAAATAATTACTTTCACCTCTGGACTATTTATTGTAGATGGATTTATTGAAGATTATTTAGttccatgtatttctttcccatgaaataaatacatttaacaaCATACAGTCACATAGAGATAGATATTTATGGGATACATAATGTACTGCAAACTGTAAAGTCTCTTATGAATAATGAGATATATGTTTTAACACCAGGGTcatctatattatattataatttatagttatataaattatttcattatattgtattatattatattaaaatgatatttaaattatattatatgatatgatatgaaattatcatatcatataatataatgaaattATCTGGCGTTTATGCCATATAATAATACCAACCCGAGACTTAAAATAATTACTTTCAGCTCTTGACTGTTTATTATAGATGGATTTATTAGAGACTATTTAGTTCCATGTATTTCTTTGCCATGAAATAAATCCATATCCTAGAGGATATGGATTATGGAGTACATGATGTACTGCAAACTGTAAAGCCTCCTATGAATAATAAGACATGTAATAGTCGTCTTGTCTTGATGATGAAAaattctgataaaaaaaatagatttcccGCAAAAATCGCAGAAAGCGAGAGCGGGTTGTGTGTCACCTCCGGAgctcagcagccaatcagagcgccGCATTCTCTCAGCTCGTCTCCTATTGGCTGACAGCTGACTCCTGCTCTGTTGTTCAGTACAAAAAAACTGAAGAGGAAAAACCAACACCAACAATAAATTACCAATCATTTTATCCAACAAATACTACAACCAGCTCGGTATTTGAAGACATCTGAATGCGGAGAAACCTCAGGTGTTCGGAGGTCACATTGTTTGGGTGTTTTTCTAGTTAAAACCATGTTAGCATTGCGAGCTAACTAGCGTCTCTTtcgcctcctcttcatcttcatgtTTCAGTCTGCCAGCAGGCTTCTGCTGCAGGCAGCGAGGACAACCAGTTAATGCCATCGGCCAGGGTGGGTTACCTTTATTTACAcactatatataacacattttttttgttaataataGTCTAAATACACGAATTGATCCGACGCTGAAATATAAAAGCAAACTGACATGTTAGCATTGAGCTTTTTAGCTGAGCTAGCTCGACTGCTAACTGCTACTGGCtaacatgttgtattttcatttgttgttttaattattattaatgtgttttgttaTCACTGGCAGAACTCAGGTGCTATTATGAGTGGGGCTAGTTGTAAAGCTAACGGAGCTGTGTACCCGGCCTCATCAGCCATGATGAACTCTGTGAAGAAGCCGAAGATGGAGCAGATCCAGGCCGACCATGAGCTGTTCCTGCAGGCCTTTGAAAGTGAGACATCCCTCCCCAGTCACTTTGTCAGGCaaactttactgttttatttGGTTAACACGAGAGAGGACGTTTTCTATGTATTCAATATGTGTTTAGCTACGCAGCTTAACTTTACTGTcacttattttgttttcaataaCTAGCTTTTGGCTGACAGGCCTCTCTTAGTTATAACTAGACGAATCTGACTCACTGTTATTTAGGAATCAGACTGCAATCAATAAAACACATGGATTGTTTATTatatcagtttttttctttagttGCTGCCTAATCAGCCACCACCTGTTAACACCCCTTCTTTTGGCATGTGTTAGCAATAATATGGATTAATTTCTCTGAGCTATTGACTGACAGCAGACTGATGGAGGGGTCTGTCAGAAAAAGCAGGAGCACTTAGTTTATCTGTTATATGTGGGTTGTTATAACTAGACGAATCTGATGCTAACTGTTATTTAGGTGTCAGACTGGAATCAATAAAAACACGTGGATTGTTTAATATATCAGTTTTGCTTTAGTTGCTGGGGGATTTGCCTAATCAGCCACCACCTGTTAACACCCCTTCTTTTGGCATGTGTTAGCAATAATATGGATTCATTTCTGAAGATGCTGACATACTGAGATATTGACTGACAGCAGACTGAAGGAGGGGTCTGTCAGAGAATAACTAGACGAATCAAAGTtatcacctttttttctttttccagaacCAACTCAGATATACAGATTCCTCCGCACAAGGAATTTAATTTTCTATGTATTCAATACGTGTTTAGCTACCTGCTTAACTTTACTGTtacttattttgttttcaataaCTAGCTTTTGGCTGACAGGCCTCCCTAGTTTATCTGTTATGTGGGTTGTTATATCTAGATGAATCTGATGCTCACTGTTATTTAGGTAAATCAGACTGtaatcaacaaaaacacatggaTTGTTTAATATCAGTTTTCCTTTAGTTGGTGGGTGCTTTGCCTAATCAGCCACCACCTGTTAACACCCCTTCTTTTGGCATGATATGGTATGAGTAATGCaacttttctgtttgtttttttgtaacacTAGAGGAACTTTTCTATGCATTCAATAAGCGTTTAGCTACCAGCTTAACTTTACTGTtacttattttgttttcaataaCTAGCTTTTGGCTGACAGGCCTCCCTAGTTTATctgtgatagatagatagatagatagatagatagtaacttcattgatcccgagggaaattcaagttcccagcatcacagttccatagtgcaaaacatgttagtaaataggcaataaaaaaaatgtagtagtgcaaagtacaaaaaatataccagatataaaaatacaaggagatgaagaaaacggTTAAACACCCCTTCTTTTGGCATGTGTTAGCAATAATATGGGTTCATTTCTCAAGATGCTGACATACTGAGATATTGACTGACAGCAGACTGAAGGAGGGGTCTGTCAGAGAATAACTAGACACGCAAAAATTGTATCTCATTACATGTTTAGATTTGAAAGGAAATGGTGAGGGGAAAACATCATGAATAACTGAACTCTAATCATTTTCAAAGAGTCATGGTTTGattgaaaacaatgttttttttttggtaacgGGAGAGGAACTTTTCTATGCATTCAATACACATGTTTAGCTACCAGCTTAACTTTACTGTtacttattttgttttcaataaCTAGCTTTTGGCTGACAGGCGTCCCTTAGTTAAAACTAGACAAATCTGATGTTAACTGTTATTTAGGTGTCAGACTGGAATCAATGAAAACACATGGATTGTTAAATATATCAGTTTTTTCTTTAGTTGATGGGTGTTTTGCCTAATCAGCCACCACCTGTTAACACCCCTACTTTTGGCATGTGTTAGCAATAATATGGATTAATTTCTCTGACATATTGACTGACAGCAGACTGATGGAGGGGTCTGTCTCAGGCCCTCCCTAGTTTATctgtgatagatagatagatagatcgatggtaactttattgatcccgagggaaattcaggtttccagcatcacagttccatagagcaaaacatgttagtaaaaaggcagtgaaaaaagttagtagtacaaagtacaaaaaaaaatgtaccagatataaaaatataaggagatgaagaaaactgttgaaCACCCCTTCTTTTGGCATGTGTTAGCAATAATATGGATTAATTTCTCAAGATGCTGACAAACTGAGATATTGACTGACAGCAGACTGATGGAGGGGTCTGTCAGAGAATAACTACACGAATCTGATGCTAACTGTTATTTAGGTATCTCAGACTGGAATTAATAAAAATCACATGGATTGTTTCATATATCAGTTTTCCTTTAGTTGCTGGGTGTTTTGCCTAATCAGCCACCACCTGTTAACACCCCTTCTTTTGGCATGTGTTAACAATAATATTGGATTAATTTTTCAAGATGCTGACATATTGTGATTTTGACTGATGGAGGGGTTTGTCTCAGAAAGAAGAAGCTCTCTGTAAAACCGCCCCTTTTTTGTATGTCTGCTCATGTTTCAGATTTCAGTGGGCTCCTGGTTGAACCTTGCAAAGTAATCCTGAAAACAGTGATGTGATATCACAATAACACCTTTTTTCTGTTTCCAGAACCAACTCAGATATACAGATTCCTCCGCACAAGGAATTTGATTGCAGTAAGTCATGCTATATTTTCTTGTGAGTCATTGTATTGATTGGCCAGCCCACTTTAAAATGAGTGATTTaattcattctttctttccttttcagcCCATATTTTTGCACAGGACGCTCACCTTCATGTCTCACAGAAATGGCCGAACAAATGCCAAAAGGTATGAAAtctgatgtgttttcagttatgaTATATGAATAgagttctttttttaataatgcatCAACAGAGTTTGAAAAGATGAAAACATTCCTATCTGATATGTTTATAATCTTATTTAaagcattaattaattaatactgAATTAATAATACTTGAACCTGTGGGACTTGTAATCCCTCCTCCCAGGAAAACGTTCAAAGTGGACGACATGTTGCAGACAGTCGAGAGGATGAAAGAAGAGCAGGATTCTCTAAGGTAACACAGAGTTGTCAACGATATTGACTTAAATCTATTACCATTAATATTCATAGTTGAAGGAGTAGTTGATATGACCCAATCTCACCAgtgcattgttttctgttggttCTTCAGTTTATCTTCACATCTACAGTTAACCTTCACTGGGTTCTTCCATAAGGATGGTAAGCAGATTTTACGTAGTAGTATATTTGTTTAACGGGAAATActcacaattattattattataatgttatgtgttctgcatttaaacaCCATATTCTGGGATTGGACCTTACTCTGGTGTTGGGAAACCTGGGTATAACCCGGAGTGCTCCGATAAAAAATGGGATATTGTGGTATGACAACACCTTAGTCAGGTTTTCTGATCATTCTCTGTTGGTATAGAATACAGTGGCTCAGATGGGGAGCGGTCAAGAACAGGgttggaaaatatatattttttgtaatctAACAGCCACTCATTAGATTACCATTGTTCTTTGATGTGGcaagtgaagcaaatctagcagtcATTTGCATATTTCACCACCATTCGGTTGGTGGTTGGGGCTAATTTCCATCCCTGGTCAAGACACAACTGCACACAGATGATCAGAAACCTGGATACAGTTAGGATTATGTATACAGCTTTCTCATGTTTCATGTAAACATCCTGTCTAAGATCAAAACCAGAATAAAACTCAAAACTAGGATACTAGTGCACATGTAGACATTGTCAGCACTATGTTGCCATGAAACCACTCAACTAAATTCAACAACTGCTAGCATGCTGAAGATTTGTGTTGAAGCAAGGggtttgccaaaaaaaaatatttaaaacacacagtgaTACTAGTGACAGAAGGAGTGGACGCTTTTCCTCAGGAGCAACATAAACAACGTACCAGTATGGCATCAGCCTTATATACAGATAGCAATGAAAATCACGTGTGCTTCACTTTAATGTAATCTGGGATTTTGTTGTGTATCACAAATGGACTAAAGGATTAACACTGAACTTTTGTTACCATGCAGAAAAGCCATCTCAgaattcagaaaatgaacaaaattCCGTGTCCTTAGAGGTGCTACTTGTCAAAGTCTGCCATAAAAAACGCAAGGTAAAGTCAAACACTATGGAGACAGTCTCTTACTTTAACAGAACATCATTTCATTTTACTATTACTAGCGATCGTGTTTTGTTAAATTACGTTTGGTTATTTTTCTTTCAGGATGTCAGCTGCCCGATAAAGCAAGTGCCTACAGGTAAAAAGCAGGTGCCTTTGAATCCTGACAGTAACCAAACCAAGCATGGCTCCTACCCATCCTTACTGGTCTCCAGCAACGAGTTTGAGCCCAGCAACAGCCACATGGTCAAGTCCTACTCGCTCCTGTTCAGGGTGTCACGCACAGGGAGGAGAGATACTAATGGTCTGGTCAACGGAGAGGCCAACGAGAACATTGGTAGGAAATCCACGCTCTGTAATACAGATACAGTTTGCATCAGGATGACTGATTTCAACAGTTCATGTTGTTATGAGATCAGCACAGGGAGACTATGACAGCTCAGAATTGGGCCACAGCAAGCTGCTGGTTGCAAGGAGCTTTCTCTGGGCACATCATCTGAATAATAATGTGAGATGTCACTGAAATAGTTGCAGGTTGGATATGAAATTTCTCActctatttttgtattttcattttgttttatgccAAGATGTAATAGATACTCCTAGTAGAAAGAAGAGAAGTTCATCCCATAGAGACGAGGGAGAGACCACAGAGACCTTTGTTGCACAGATGACTGTCTTTGATAAGAATAGGTAAGGTTTTCATTGACGTTTTCACATCACTTTTTTGCCGTTCTTTTGACTACCTTAAAATCACTCTTGATTTGTTCTCTGCAGGAGATTGCAGCTGCTGGATGGGGAGTACGAGGTGTCGATGCAAGGGATGGAGGACAGCCCTGTCAGCAAGAAGCGAGCTACGTGGGAAACCATTCTGGATGGAAAGGTAAGGGGGGGGGGCTTGTATGGCGGTCATAGTTTCAAGAATTGCTGTCCTCTTCATATCACCACATCCGACCATAACTCTGTATGACCGTTCCACAGAGACTGCCACCATTTGAGACATTTTCTCAGGGACCCACATTGCAGTTCATGCTGCGTTGGACAGGTGATGCTAGCGGAAAATCCACTGCCCCCGTGGCAAAACCTCTTGCCACACGCAACTCCGACAGCTCCAGCCCCATGGAGACTAGAACCAGCAATCACCGAGCTGCCCTCATGAGTAAGTACAAAAACACCACGGGGTAGTTTGAACTTTTTTTAATATGAGGCTGATTTAGAAATATGCTGTGATGTTGAGGATTTCTATCAATATTTTTAGTTTGGAAACATCAATTACATTTAATCCTATGTTACATTTAAGAGCAGGAAATATCAATGAATGATGGGAGGGGCACATAAATGGTTAATTCATCTTCTGCTTTCATGAAAAGTGTTGTAAAAGGCTTCATAAATGACACCAATCTGAATataatttctttatttcatgCCAGATTCTCTGATTAAAGCTGAATGGTTCATGGTTTTGGATTTTTCCCCCACTGTGATATTGGTGTGGGATGGTCTATTTGTAACTGAATCTGGCAAAAGGCACTCTGTGAGCCATAGCTCTCGAGTCCTTTTGCTCTTCACTCCATGAATGTTCTGGCAACTTATCATGTGAATCTTTTGAATAAGGCCCTGAGTCATGTTTCTGTAGAAGTCATGAAGTATGTGTGAATATCAAGCAAAATGTTTGCCTACTGCATGAGTCATTACCCAACATCGTGTCATTTTTAACTCTGTTCAGGCTGTGTGAAAATAGGCAGCAGAATTATAGATGTTATATCTAATTAATGAAGAAATTTATACGGTGGTACATTTTAAAGTGTCTACATGGTTGCTTAGGCAAGTGAGAAGTGGGGTCGAGGCTCCCTTCAGCACTCATGATGCATGATGGTCATTAATTAAGCCACAGAGAAACATTTATCCAACTGCAAAATGAGTTTTGAAATCCCTCGCTGATGCAACCCAGGAGAAATCTGTAAACACTCTTACTACATTTCAACTGTTGTGGCAGTAAGGAGCCGAATATTACACAAGCATTGCTATTCTACctgtaaaggcccagacacaccaaaccgacatcaaagaaccagcggcgacgaaggccaacTGTTGCGTTACCTCACATCGCCTTTGTCTTgcccaaaaagttgcactcgaacacaccgcaaagacgacagccaGCGACCGactagcacgtacgttctgcgtgagaggaaatagctctccacaccagcaggtcgcggtagtctgtattcatcattcaaaaagggaaacctgAAGACTAGGAATCGTGAGATGAGGTGAAgatgaaaaaagagaaaagccttctgtgtttttcctcttgactttactcgttggcttgctttcctcacttccgtttctttTCTCGTGCCCTGATTCGTTTAAGCAgaagtgatttctctcaccgacggacTCCGCCGccgaatcggccgaaaaaactcTGGCGCGGGtagactagagccgacgatgcgggacacaccgcaaaaactagaccgacagacgctcactgaCGGCCCGGAATTGACAATCGgcctggtgtgtcagggccttaatgGTCCATCATCTTTTGAACGGAACCATAATAGAACATTTACACAACAGAGACCTGTCGGGTTTGAATGCCATAAAGCCTTTACTTCAACAGGTAGATGAAGCCAGGTATGTTGCATGTTCCATGTCTGAAAGGAGCTTTAGCAACAGTGATATGTGTGCTTGTCATCTTGATGTTATGGGTGAAACGATACagtttctactttttttttgttttttgtcaaatGCATGTTGAATGTTTCAAGTCAAATTGGTGATTCTCCAAGCAATAACCTCTCCATCTGTTCCCGTCAGCAGTGAAAGAGTCAGTGAGCACAGACATTCAGACGAGGAAAGAGCAGGTCCTGTGTGAGCCGCGGCAGAAGCTACGTATATTTTATCAGGTACAACACAGTGAGAAACACAAACTGGGCTTGGGACACTGATTTACAAGAATATCTTTTGGTGAGGTTGCTGAAAAGCAAAATGTCTatgttgtctgtttttttcagacattttaaaacatgtttagaATTACTGTCACATTTTgatactgtagaaaaaaaattactGGTTTGTAATAGTTCATCGAGACTCGGTCCTGAGGGTTTCGTGTACCAAAATGTGACAGTGACTCTGATGTTCTGTGATGCTAGAATAGAATCATCCATTTACATCTGCTGGAGGTTTAGATCCTCTCTGGTTTACCTTGATACTAATGTGATCTGTCCATGTTCAGTTCTTGTACAACAATAACACACGGCAGCAAACAGAGGCAAGAGATGATCTTCACTGTCCCTGGTGTACCCTGAATTGCAGCAAACTCTACAGCCTGCTCAAACACCTCAAACTCTCCCACTCTCGCTTCATCTTCAACTATGTGGTGAGTATGTTTGGTTGGGCTAGTTGCGTCTTTGCAAGACACCACCTGATTTCAAGCAATGGTTAAGTATACAAATGTAAAATAGCCAAATATGCTGTACTGTGCATATTTTGTGTGCATTTTTTCATTGGAGCTTTAGTCTCCATTGAGAGTATGTGATAGAGATGCTCCGATGCCATTTTTCTCCTAAATGATACCACTACCTGAACTTgcgtatcggcctgatatcgagtaccgatccgataccactGCGTTTAaaaccaaaaatatatactattattatttttttaacagctGTATACTACTAACCCTGTATTGATGTGATATGCTTGctgcctggctcaggttaaaccctttgtaaaacatgaacaaatgcATACATTTACAACACATCAATTTCGGACTCAGCGATCGTTTTTTCCAGAACTGATGATAGAAGTGTGAGCCATCTtgcttct
This window contains:
- the suz12b gene encoding polycomb protein suz12-B isoform X4, translating into MRRNLSLPAGFCCRQRGQPVNAIGQAMMNSVKKPKMEQIQADHELFLQAFEKPTQIYRFLRTRNLIAPIFLHRTLTFMSHRNGRTNAKRKTFKVDDMLQTVERMKEEQDSLSLSSHLQLTFTGFFHKDEKPSQNSENEQNSVSLEVLLVKVCHKKRKDVSCPIKQVPTGKKQVPLNPDSNQTKHGSYPSLLVSSNEFEPSNSHMVKSYSLLFRVSRTGRRDTNGLVNGEANENIDVIDTPSRKKRSSSHRDEGETTETFVAQMTVFDKNRRLQLLDGEYEVSMQGMEDSPVSKKRATWETILDGKRLPPFETFSQGPTLQFMLRWTGDASGKSTAPVAKPLATRNSDSSSPMETRTSNHRAALMTVKESVSTDIQTRKEQVLCEPRQKLRIFYQFLYNNNTRQQTEARDDLHCPWCTLNCSKLYSLLKHLKLSHSRFIFNYVPHPKGARIDVSINECYDGSYVGNPQDIHSQPGFAFSRNGPVKRTAVTHILVCRPKRTKPSLSEFLETEDGELEQQRTYVSGHNRLYFHSDSCMPLRPQEMEEDSEDERDPEWLREKTATQLDEFTDVNEGEKEVMKLWNLHVMKYGFIADNQMNQAIMLFAEKTGAHIIRRNLCRNFLLHLVSMHDFNLVSTATIDRAMARLRQIREELPDVEEEQDQTLVPAGACNGNVVTSAGGKQGKRTKSALTE
- the suz12b gene encoding polycomb protein suz12-B isoform X2, yielding MPSARNSGAIMSGASCKANGAVYPASSAMMNSVKKPKMEQIQADHELFLQAFEKPTQIYRFLRTRNLIAPIFLHRTLTFMSHRNGRTNAKRKTFKVDDMLQTVERMKEEQDSLSLSSHLQLTFTGFFHKDEKPSQNSENEQNSVSLEVLLVKVCHKKRKDVSCPIKQVPTGKKQVPLNPDSNQTKHGSYPSLLVSSNEFEPSNSHMVKSYSLLFRVSRTGRRDTNGLVNGEANENIDVIDTPSRKKRSSSHRDEGETTETFVAQMTVFDKNRRLQLLDGEYEVSMQGMEDSPVSKKRATWETILDGKRLPPFETFSQGPTLQFMLRWTGDASGKSTAPVAKPLATRNSDSSSPMETRTSNHRAALMMKESVSTDIQTRKEQVLCEPRQKLRIFYQFLYNNNTRQQTEARDDLHCPWCTLNCSKLYSLLKHLKLSHSRFIFNYVPHPKGARIDVSINECYDGSYVGNPQDIHSQPGFAFSRNGPVKRTAVTHILVCRPKRTKPSLSEFLETEDGELEQQRTYVSGHNRLYFHSDSCMPLRPQEMEEDSEDERDPEWLREKTATQLDEFTDVNEGEKEVMKLWNLHVMKYGFIADNQMNQAIMLFAEKTGAHIIRRNLCRNFLLHLVSMHDFNLVSTATIDRAMARLRQIREELPDVEEEQDQTLVPAGACNGNVVTSAGGKQGKRTKSALTE
- the suz12b gene encoding polycomb protein suz12-B isoform X3, coding for MPSARNSGAIMSGASCKANGAVYPASSAMMNSVKKPKMEQIQADHELFLQAFEKPTQIYRFLRTRNLIAPIFLHRTLTFMSHRNGRTNAKRKTFKVDDMLQTVERMKEEQDSLSLSSHLQLTFTGFFHKDEKPSQNSENEQNSVSLEVLLVKVCHKKRKDVSCPIKQVPTGKKQVPLNPDSNQTKHGSYPSLLVSSNEFEPSNSHMVKSYSLLFRVSRTGRRDTNGLVNGEANENIDVIDTPSRKKRSSSHRDEGETTETFVAQMTVFDKNRRLQLLDGEYEVSMQGMEDSPVSKKRATWETILDGKRLPPFETFSQGPTLQFMLRWTGDASGKSTAPVAKPLATRNSDSSSPMETRTSNHRAALMTVKESVSTDIQTRKEQVLCEPRQKLRIFYQFLYNNNTRQQTEARDDLHCPWCTLNCSKLYSLLKHLKLSHSRFIFNYVPHPKGARIDVSINECYDGSYVGNPQDIHSQPGFAFSRNGPVKRTAVTHILVCRPKRTKPSLSEFLETEDGELEQQRTYVSGHNRLYFHSDSCMPLRPQEMEEDSEDERDPEWLREKTATQLDEFTDVNEGEKEVMKLWNLHVMNFIADNQMNQAIMLFAEKTGAHIIRRNLCRNFLLHLVSMHDFNLVSTATIDRAMARLRQIREELPDVEEEQDQTLVPAGACNGNVVTSAGGKQGKRTKSALTE
- the suz12b gene encoding polycomb protein suz12-B isoform X1 produces the protein MPSARNSGAIMSGASCKANGAVYPASSAMMNSVKKPKMEQIQADHELFLQAFEKPTQIYRFLRTRNLIAPIFLHRTLTFMSHRNGRTNAKRKTFKVDDMLQTVERMKEEQDSLSLSSHLQLTFTGFFHKDEKPSQNSENEQNSVSLEVLLVKVCHKKRKDVSCPIKQVPTGKKQVPLNPDSNQTKHGSYPSLLVSSNEFEPSNSHMVKSYSLLFRVSRTGRRDTNGLVNGEANENIDVIDTPSRKKRSSSHRDEGETTETFVAQMTVFDKNRRLQLLDGEYEVSMQGMEDSPVSKKRATWETILDGKRLPPFETFSQGPTLQFMLRWTGDASGKSTAPVAKPLATRNSDSSSPMETRTSNHRAALMTVKESVSTDIQTRKEQVLCEPRQKLRIFYQFLYNNNTRQQTEARDDLHCPWCTLNCSKLYSLLKHLKLSHSRFIFNYVPHPKGARIDVSINECYDGSYVGNPQDIHSQPGFAFSRNGPVKRTAVTHILVCRPKRTKPSLSEFLETEDGELEQQRTYVSGHNRLYFHSDSCMPLRPQEMEEDSEDERDPEWLREKTATQLDEFTDVNEGEKEVMKLWNLHVMKYGFIADNQMNQAIMLFAEKTGAHIIRRNLCRNFLLHLVSMHDFNLVSTATIDRAMARLRQIREELPDVEEEQDQTLVPAGACNGNVVTSAGGKQGKRTKSALTE